One genomic segment of Nonomuraea coxensis DSM 45129 includes these proteins:
- a CDS encoding ABC transporter family substrate-binding protein has product MKAARLVLALAVAAPLALAGCGERPGGGAGGARGPGDDRTIRAFDINPRPRAQVREGGTLRWGINELPAQWNRNHVDGNLAVAAAVSNALLPTPFVSDEKAEIAPDRNYVLDAEVTARRPRQVVTYTLNPKARWSDGKPITWADYQAQWRALNGKDPAYRIASATGYQDIAEVARGKDDHEVVVTFARPFGDWQSLFAPLLPASANSSPEAFNTGWLNRIPVTAGPFKFGGFDQTAKTVTLVRDDAWWGDRAKLDRIIYRAAEQDSLIGAFSNGELDVIDVGPSAPDYARARATSGAQVRQAAGPDFRHFTFNGSSELLRDRDVRRAVQLGINRQAIAQSDLQGLDWPITLLDNHFFMNTQEGYQDNAGEHGAYNPARARQLLDAAGWRLNGAVRQKNGKPLELRFVVPSGVQLSKQEGELAQTMLAQIGVKLTIRSVPSADFFTSYVIPGNFDITPFSYIGTPYPVSSSYGIYANAPDGKTWNANFGRTGSAAIDEAMSRAAQSLDPAEGRALANAADRLLWQEVNVLPLYQRPQNVAVKETLANVGARGFYDLRYENIGFTA; this is encoded by the coding sequence ATGAAAGCAGCACGTCTCGTCCTCGCCCTGGCCGTGGCCGCGCCGCTGGCCCTGGCGGGCTGCGGGGAGCGCCCTGGCGGCGGCGCGGGGGGCGCCCGAGGTCCCGGCGACGACCGTACGATCAGGGCGTTCGACATCAACCCGCGCCCGCGCGCGCAGGTCAGGGAGGGCGGCACCCTGCGGTGGGGCATCAACGAGCTGCCCGCGCAGTGGAACCGCAACCACGTCGACGGCAACCTGGCGGTGGCGGCGGCGGTCAGCAACGCGCTGCTGCCGACGCCGTTCGTCTCCGACGAGAAGGCCGAGATCGCGCCGGACCGCAACTACGTGCTCGACGCCGAGGTCACGGCGCGGCGGCCGCGGCAGGTCGTCACCTACACGCTCAACCCGAAGGCGCGCTGGTCCGACGGCAAGCCGATCACCTGGGCCGACTACCAGGCCCAGTGGCGGGCGCTCAACGGCAAGGACCCCGCCTACCGCATCGCCTCGGCGACCGGCTACCAGGACATCGCGGAGGTGGCGCGGGGCAAGGACGACCACGAGGTGGTGGTGACGTTCGCGCGGCCGTTCGGCGACTGGCAGTCGCTGTTCGCGCCGCTGCTGCCGGCCTCCGCCAACTCCTCGCCGGAGGCGTTCAACACCGGGTGGCTCAACAGGATCCCGGTGACGGCGGGGCCGTTCAAGTTCGGCGGGTTCGACCAGACGGCCAAGACGGTCACGCTGGTGCGGGACGACGCCTGGTGGGGTGACCGGGCCAAGCTCGACAGGATCATCTACCGGGCGGCGGAGCAGGACTCGCTGATCGGCGCGTTCAGCAACGGCGAGCTCGACGTCATCGACGTGGGCCCGTCCGCGCCCGACTACGCGCGGGCCAGGGCCACCTCGGGCGCGCAGGTGCGGCAGGCGGCCGGGCCCGACTTCCGGCACTTCACCTTCAACGGCTCCAGCGAGCTGCTGCGCGACCGCGACGTGCGCAGGGCGGTGCAGCTCGGCATCAACCGGCAGGCGATCGCGCAGTCCGACCTGCAGGGCCTCGACTGGCCGATCACGCTGCTCGACAACCACTTCTTCATGAACACCCAGGAGGGCTACCAGGACAACGCCGGCGAGCACGGGGCCTACAACCCCGCGCGGGCGCGGCAGCTCCTCGACGCGGCCGGCTGGCGGCTCAACGGCGCGGTGCGGCAGAAGAACGGCAAGCCGCTGGAGCTGCGCTTCGTGGTGCCGTCCGGGGTGCAGCTCAGCAAGCAGGAGGGAGAGCTGGCGCAGACCATGCTCGCCCAGATCGGGGTGAAGCTCACCATCCGGTCGGTGCCCAGCGCCGACTTCTTCACCAGCTACGTCATCCCCGGCAACTTCGACATCACGCCCTTCTCCTACATCGGCACGCCCTACCCCGTGTCCAGCAGCTACGGCATCTACGCGAACGCGCCCGACGGCAAGACGTGGAACGCCAACTTCGGCCGCACCGGATCGGCGGCCATCGACGAGGCCATGAGCCGGGCCGCGCAGAGCCTGGACCCGGCCGAGGGACGCGCGCTCGCCAACGCCGCCGACCGGCTGCTGTGGCAGGAGGTCAACGTCCTGCCCCTCTACCAGCGCCCGCAGAACGTGGCCGTGAAGGAGACGCTGGCCAACGTGGGGGCGCGCGGCTTCTACGACCTGCGCTACGAGAACATCGGCTTCACGGCCTGA
- a CDS encoding DNA glycosylase AlkZ-like family protein: MTTRVSWGQILAWRLRRQFVSGADGGDAVSVARRLCGVQAQVASSAELAVAVRQAEPERGEVARALWSERTLAKTWLMRGGTLHLVPADELASYCAALATLRFWEKGSWQRGHGVTADEVGAIMEAVPEALKGAPLTREELVEAVVTVTGRTRLREALGSGWGALLKPLSRLGELCYGPPREGRVTFTTPAGWLPGWPGELPPQEEAGVRVARAFLGAHGPATPEMFDSWLFGGTARKAVLKGWFRALAPELTEVETDDGLTLLALSEHVDELAAGRPSAAVHLLPGFDQYILGAPRTLAPLIPPELKARVSRQAGWISPVVVHEGRVAGVWEHRDGDVTLDLAVPVPAEPLAEAVARLRPLLP; encoded by the coding sequence ATGACGACTCGGGTGAGCTGGGGGCAGATCCTCGCCTGGCGGCTGCGCAGGCAGTTCGTGAGCGGCGCCGACGGTGGCGACGCCGTGAGCGTGGCCCGGCGGCTGTGCGGCGTGCAGGCGCAGGTGGCCTCGTCGGCGGAGCTGGCGGTGGCGGTCCGGCAGGCGGAGCCGGAGCGCGGGGAGGTGGCCCGCGCCCTGTGGTCCGAGCGCACGCTGGCCAAGACCTGGCTCATGCGCGGCGGCACCCTCCACCTGGTGCCCGCCGACGAGCTGGCCTCCTACTGCGCGGCGCTCGCGACGCTGCGGTTCTGGGAGAAGGGGTCGTGGCAGCGGGGCCACGGGGTGACGGCCGACGAGGTCGGCGCGATCATGGAGGCGGTTCCCGAGGCGCTGAAGGGCGCGCCGCTGACCCGGGAGGAGCTGGTCGAGGCCGTGGTCACGGTGACCGGCCGGACCCGGCTGCGCGAGGCGCTGGGGTCCGGCTGGGGCGCGCTGCTCAAGCCGCTCAGCCGCCTGGGCGAGCTGTGCTACGGCCCGCCGCGCGAGGGCAGGGTGACCTTCACCACCCCCGCCGGCTGGCTGCCGGGCTGGCCGGGCGAGCTGCCGCCGCAGGAGGAGGCCGGCGTGCGGGTGGCGCGCGCCTTCCTCGGCGCGCACGGCCCGGCGACGCCGGAGATGTTCGACTCGTGGCTGTTCGGCGGGACGGCGCGCAAGGCGGTGCTGAAGGGCTGGTTCCGCGCGCTCGCGCCCGAGCTGACCGAGGTCGAGACCGATGACGGGCTCACGCTGCTCGCGCTGTCGGAGCACGTGGACGAGCTGGCCGCGGGCCGCCCGTCGGCGGCGGTGCACCTGCTGCCGGGGTTCGACCAGTACATTCTGGGCGCGCCGCGCACGCTCGCCCCGCTCATCCCGCCGGAGCTCAAGGCCAGGGTGAGCCGCCAGGCGGGCTGGATCTCCCCCGTGGTCGTGCACGAGGGGCGGGTCGCGGGCGTGTGGGAGCACCGGGACGGCGACGTGACGCTCGACCTCGCCGTTCCGGTGCCGGCGGAGCCGCTGGCGGAGGCGGTCGCGCGGCTGCGTCCCCTGCTGCCGTAG
- a CDS encoding carboxymuconolactone decarboxylase family protein: protein MSQRINLTKHVPDIYHHFLEVEKILRGSELPTATFELVKLRASQINGCAYCVDMHSRDMKKAGESDERLWMVAAWREATVFTPAERAALALTEEATRLPDREAVPDAVWEQAREHYDDKQLALLIAAIAMINAWNRIGVTARLTPGT, encoded by the coding sequence ATGAGCCAGCGGATCAATCTCACCAAGCACGTGCCCGACATCTACCACCACTTCCTGGAGGTGGAGAAGATCCTGCGCGGCAGCGAGCTGCCCACCGCCACCTTCGAGCTGGTGAAGCTGCGGGCCAGCCAGATCAACGGCTGCGCCTACTGCGTGGACATGCACAGCCGCGACATGAAGAAGGCCGGCGAGAGCGACGAGCGCCTCTGGATGGTGGCCGCCTGGCGCGAGGCCACGGTGTTCACCCCGGCCGAGCGGGCCGCGCTGGCGCTCACGGAGGAGGCCACCCGGCTGCCCGACCGGGAGGCCGTGCCGGACGCGGTGTGGGAGCAGGCCCGCGAGCACTACGACGACAAGCAGCTCGCGCTGCTGATCGCGGCGATCGCGATGATCAACGCCTGGAACCGGATCGGGGTGACCGCCCGGCTCACGCCCGGCACCTGA
- a CDS encoding pyridoxamine 5'-phosphate oxidase family protein, translating to MSWAEIGSEAELRELLGDVMPRAATKERTRLHERDRQWLAASPFCLIATSDERGACDVSPKGDPTGFVHVLDDTTIAIPDRPGNRRADGFLNILRNPHVGLIFLIPGRNETLRINGRARLVREAPFLDELVVKGHRPHLAIVVEIEQIFFHCAKAFLRSSLWKPETWGDDLPSHARIVKEVQKVEESLEELETYYGPGYVKKLYAS from the coding sequence ATGAGCTGGGCGGAAATCGGGTCGGAGGCCGAGCTGCGCGAGCTGCTCGGTGACGTCATGCCGAGGGCGGCGACCAAGGAGCGGACGCGGCTGCACGAACGCGACCGCCAGTGGCTGGCCGCCTCGCCGTTCTGCCTGATCGCCACCTCCGACGAGCGGGGCGCCTGCGACGTCTCGCCCAAGGGCGACCCGACCGGGTTCGTCCACGTGCTGGACGACACCACGATCGCCATCCCCGACCGGCCGGGCAACCGCCGCGCCGACGGCTTCCTCAACATCCTGCGCAACCCGCACGTCGGACTGATCTTCCTGATCCCCGGCCGCAACGAGACCCTGCGGATCAACGGCCGCGCCCGGCTCGTCCGCGAGGCCCCGTTCCTCGACGAGCTGGTCGTGAAGGGCCACCGCCCGCACCTGGCGATCGTCGTCGAGATCGAGCAGATCTTCTTCCACTGCGCGAAGGCGTTCCTGCGCTCGTCGCTCTGGAAGCCCGAGACCTGGGGCGACGACCTGCCTTCGCACGCGCGCATCGTCAAGGAGGTGCAGAAGGTGGAGGAGTCGCTGGAGGAGCTGGAGACCTACTACGGCCCGGGGTACGTCAAGAAGTTGTACGCCTCGTAG
- a CDS encoding winged helix-turn-helix transcriptional regulator, whose protein sequence is MALGKNYDGQDCSFAKTLEVLGERWTLLVIRDAMCGVRRFADFQAHLDIPKAVLSQRLSALVEAGVLERRRYQDAPPRDEYVLTPMGRELWVPVLALAQWGERHLAAHGPRRLYHHVTCGSLLEPCSVCGTCGRSVPLEEVEVRPGPGLRDDTRTDLVSLALRSPHRMLAPIP, encoded by the coding sequence ATGGCGCTCGGCAAGAACTACGACGGCCAGGACTGCTCCTTCGCCAAGACCCTGGAGGTGCTCGGCGAGCGCTGGACGCTGCTCGTGATCCGCGACGCGATGTGCGGCGTACGCCGCTTCGCCGACTTCCAGGCCCATCTCGACATCCCCAAGGCCGTGCTGTCCCAGCGGCTGAGCGCGCTCGTCGAGGCCGGCGTGCTCGAACGGCGCCGCTACCAGGACGCGCCGCCCCGCGACGAGTACGTCCTGACCCCCATGGGCCGCGAGCTGTGGGTCCCGGTGCTGGCCCTCGCCCAGTGGGGCGAGCGCCACCTGGCCGCCCACGGCCCCCGGCGGCTCTACCACCACGTCACCTGCGGCTCCCTGCTGGAGCCCTGCTCGGTCTGCGGGACGTGCGGGCGGAGCGTGCCGCTGGAGGAGGTCGAGGTGCGGCCGGGGCCGGGGCTGCGCGACGACACGCGTACGGACCTGGTCAGTCTCGCCCTTCGGTCGCCCCACAGGATGCTCGCCCCGATCCCCTGA
- a CDS encoding MFS transporter gives MSSLTEPTRVARPGVLAVASAAPLLVLANFTLPMVTLPEMARELEAGPSGPVWMLGSIALGLSSLLLVSGGLADDHGRRRVLVAGSLALAAASAVAAAAPSVAVFVAARLVQGGASAAMLAASLGIVGHAFPAGPERVHATGRYGAMMGLGTLLGPLLSGALAALTGWRAAYALMAFSAAALAVTAARRLEESRSPAPRRFDVPGVVLLSLGVAALVAGVTEGRAGWARPVVPAAFALAVLLLAAFVAVERRRAEPLLDLALFRRPAFLLATGSALVVGAAIVGLLSYLPTVLQVAHGLTALDTALLFAVWSGLSFAGSLLTRHVRLGSAARLALGLALTAAGFAALLGVGAALSLPLVVAGLAVSGAGSGLINSAITHLAVESVPAHRVSMGSGANNTARYVGSSLGAAGVAAVVGALGPARGAAVAVAACVALSAVTAVAAWSLRH, from the coding sequence ATGAGTTCATTGACCGAACCGACTAGGGTCGCGCGGCCCGGCGTCCTGGCCGTGGCCTCGGCGGCGCCGCTGCTGGTGCTGGCCAACTTCACGCTGCCGATGGTGACGCTGCCGGAGATGGCCCGGGAGCTGGAGGCGGGCCCGAGCGGGCCGGTGTGGATGCTCGGCTCGATCGCGCTCGGGCTGTCGTCGCTGCTGCTGGTCTCCGGCGGGCTGGCCGACGACCACGGCCGCAGGCGGGTGCTCGTCGCGGGCTCGCTCGCGCTGGCCGCCGCGAGCGCCGTGGCCGCGGCGGCCCCGTCGGTGGCGGTGTTCGTGGCCGCCCGGCTCGTCCAGGGCGGGGCGAGCGCGGCGATGCTGGCCGCGAGCCTCGGCATCGTCGGACACGCCTTCCCGGCCGGGCCGGAACGGGTGCACGCAACCGGCAGGTACGGCGCCATGATGGGCCTCGGCACCCTGCTCGGCCCGCTGCTGTCCGGCGCGCTCGCCGCGCTGACCGGCTGGCGCGCGGCCTACGCGCTGATGGCGTTCTCGGCCGCGGCGCTGGCGGTCACCGCGGCCCGGCGGCTGGAGGAGTCGCGCTCCCCCGCGCCGCGCCGCTTCGACGTGCCCGGCGTGGTGCTGCTCAGCCTGGGCGTGGCGGCGCTGGTCGCCGGGGTGACCGAGGGCCGGGCGGGCTGGGCGCGGCCCGTGGTGCCGGCCGCGTTCGCGCTGGCGGTGCTGCTGCTGGCGGCGTTCGTGGCGGTGGAGCGGCGGCGGGCGGAGCCGCTGCTGGACCTGGCGCTGTTCCGGCGACCGGCGTTCCTGCTGGCCACGGGGTCGGCGCTGGTCGTCGGGGCGGCGATCGTGGGGCTGCTCAGCTACCTGCCGACCGTGCTGCAGGTGGCGCACGGGCTGACGGCGCTGGACACGGCGCTGCTGTTCGCGGTCTGGTCGGGGCTGTCGTTCGCGGGCTCGCTGCTGACCCGGCACGTCCGGCTGGGCTCGGCCGCGCGGCTGGCGCTGGGGCTCGCGCTGACGGCGGCCGGGTTCGCCGCCCTGCTCGGCGTGGGCGCGGCGCTGTCGCTGCCGCTGGTCGTCGCCGGGCTGGCCGTGAGCGGCGCCGGGTCCGGCCTGATCAACTCGGCGATCACCCATCTGGCCGTCGAGAGCGTGCCGGCGCACCGCGTGAGCATGGGGTCGGGGGCCAACAACACCGCCAGGTACGTCGGCTCGTCCCTCGGCGCGGCCGGCGTGGCCGCGGTCGTCGGGGCTCTGGGCCCGGCGCGCGGCGCGGCCGTGGCGGTGGCCGCCTGCGTCGCGCTCAGTGCCGTGACGGCCGTCGCCGCCTGGTCACTCCGGCACTGA
- a CDS encoding PrsW family intramembrane metalloprotease, whose translation MTAPTLAQRPSKALLIGLVVSGLLALVTLAVMLVAGGPVGFGLSMLLALAPLPVLLAAVLSLDRLEPEPKLHLAFAFAWGAGVAIVLGIALTFLGQEWVRTGYGNAVAESVGTVYLAPVIEEALKGAALLLLLRRRQEIDGLTDGIVYASMTGLGFAAVENVGYYLLAFGADGPGAAIQLFVVRGLIDPLGHPIYTSLIGLGVAYAITRRTTFRYAMIPLGYLGAVFLHALWNGAASTGSLAWLGGAYLVIMATLVTLVVVTVNERRHLVAKMALYLPIYQDTGLISDADVRMLTTLPARKAARKWARRMGLGRAMGDYQQAATELTMLHLRAERRELDPLRFQVERDAYLGVMAQARRW comes from the coding sequence ATGACAGCACCGACGCTCGCCCAGCGCCCCAGCAAAGCCCTGCTGATCGGACTGGTCGTCTCGGGGCTCCTCGCGCTCGTCACGCTGGCGGTCATGCTGGTCGCGGGCGGTCCCGTCGGGTTCGGGCTGTCCATGCTGCTCGCGCTCGCGCCCCTGCCGGTGCTGCTCGCCGCGGTGCTCTCCCTCGACCGGCTGGAACCGGAGCCGAAGCTGCACCTCGCCTTCGCGTTCGCGTGGGGCGCGGGGGTGGCGATCGTCCTCGGCATCGCCCTGACCTTCCTCGGCCAGGAGTGGGTGCGGACCGGTTACGGCAACGCGGTCGCGGAGAGCGTCGGCACCGTCTACCTCGCCCCCGTGATCGAGGAGGCGCTCAAGGGCGCCGCCCTGCTGCTGCTCCTGCGCCGCCGCCAGGAGATCGACGGCCTGACCGACGGCATCGTGTACGCCTCCATGACCGGCCTCGGCTTCGCCGCCGTGGAGAACGTCGGCTACTACCTGCTCGCGTTCGGCGCGGACGGGCCGGGCGCGGCGATCCAGCTCTTCGTGGTGCGAGGGCTGATCGACCCGCTCGGCCACCCGATCTACACCTCGCTGATCGGCCTCGGCGTCGCCTACGCGATCACCCGCCGCACGACCTTCAGGTACGCCATGATCCCGCTGGGCTACCTCGGCGCGGTCTTCCTGCACGCCCTGTGGAACGGCGCCGCCAGCACGGGCTCGCTCGCCTGGCTGGGCGGCGCCTACCTGGTGATCATGGCGACGCTCGTCACGCTGGTCGTCGTGACCGTGAACGAGCGCCGCCACCTCGTCGCCAAGATGGCCCTCTACCTGCCGATCTACCAGGACACCGGGCTGATCTCCGACGCCGACGTCCGCATGCTCACCACGCTCCCGGCGCGCAAGGCGGCCCGCAAGTGGGCCAGGCGGATGGGCCTCGGCCGGGCCATGGGCGACTACCAGCAGGCCGCGACCGAGCTGACCATGCTCCACCTGCGGGCCGAGCGGAGAGAGCTGGACCCGCTCAGGTTCCAGGTGGAGCGGGACGCCTACCTGGGGGTCATGGCCCAGGCGCGGCGCTGGTGA
- a CDS encoding amidohydrolase encodes MNLAITSGYVVPVDGDPIDGGTVLIKNGKIAEVGADVRIPEGCAIVDAAGAWVLPGFVEAHGHLGVHEEAEGWAGSDTNEMTDPNGARLRALDAINPADLAFADALSGGVTTAVIKPGSGNPIGGQTVAVKCWGRSVDEMLVKEPASVKSALGENPKRVYGDQKKLPSTRQGVAAVIRDAFMKAQDYRARKDAAAREDKPFDRDGTMEVLVRVLDGELPWCQHTHRADDIATALRLADEFGYRLIINHGTEGHLLADVLAERNVPVIIGPLFTSRSKVELRQRSLRNPGVLARAGVELAITTDHPVVPIHFLVHQATLAVKEGLDAAEALRSITVNPARIMGLADRVGALRPGLDGDVVIWSGDPLDVMSRALRVFISGREVYSYTEGEATVADPYYRESSGR; translated from the coding sequence GTGAACCTTGCTATTACCAGCGGATATGTCGTACCTGTCGATGGCGATCCTATCGACGGCGGCACCGTCCTCATCAAGAACGGGAAGATCGCCGAAGTCGGCGCGGACGTCCGGATCCCCGAAGGCTGCGCGATCGTGGACGCCGCGGGCGCGTGGGTGCTGCCCGGGTTCGTCGAGGCCCACGGACACCTCGGCGTGCACGAGGAGGCCGAGGGGTGGGCCGGCAGCGACACCAACGAGATGACCGACCCCAACGGCGCCCGGCTGCGCGCGCTCGACGCGATCAACCCCGCTGACCTGGCCTTCGCCGACGCCCTGTCCGGCGGCGTCACCACCGCGGTGATCAAGCCGGGCTCCGGCAACCCGATCGGCGGCCAGACCGTCGCCGTCAAGTGCTGGGGCAGGTCCGTCGACGAGATGCTGGTCAAGGAGCCGGCGAGCGTCAAGAGCGCGCTCGGCGAGAACCCCAAGCGCGTCTACGGCGACCAGAAGAAGCTGCCCTCCACCCGGCAGGGCGTCGCCGCGGTGATCCGCGACGCGTTCATGAAGGCCCAGGACTACAGGGCGAGGAAGGACGCGGCGGCCCGCGAGGACAAGCCGTTCGACCGCGACGGCACGATGGAGGTCCTCGTCCGCGTGCTCGACGGCGAGCTGCCCTGGTGCCAGCACACCCACCGGGCCGACGACATCGCCACCGCGCTGCGCCTGGCCGACGAGTTCGGCTACCGGCTGATCATCAACCACGGCACCGAGGGGCACCTGCTGGCCGACGTCCTGGCCGAGCGGAACGTGCCGGTGATCATCGGGCCGCTGTTCACCAGCCGTTCGAAGGTCGAGCTGCGTCAGCGCTCGCTGCGCAACCCCGGCGTGCTCGCGCGGGCCGGCGTCGAGCTCGCGATCACCACCGACCATCCCGTGGTGCCGATCCACTTCCTCGTCCACCAGGCCACCCTGGCGGTCAAGGAAGGGCTCGACGCGGCCGAGGCGCTGCGCTCGATCACCGTCAACCCGGCCCGCATCATGGGCCTCGCCGACCGGGTCGGTGCGCTGCGCCCCGGGCTCGACGGTGACGTGGTGATCTGGTCCGGCGACCCCCTGGACGTGATGAGCCGGGCGCTGAGGGTGTTCATCTCGGGCCGGGAGGTGTATTCGTACACGGAGGGTGAGGCGACGGTGGCGGACCCGTACTACCGGGAATCAAGCGGCCGTTAA
- a CDS encoding ester cyclase gives MIAELYRRWLLDLWNGDFALAHDLVTPGFTGHWPGMDVHGPDGLAEALRQGHAPFEDVSVTLDVGPLVDGDQVAARWTFAGTYRGGLPGATAEPGTRVAFSGHDLLRAENGRFAEYWVISDVQTLNRQLGIG, from the coding sequence ATGATCGCTGAACTGTACCGACGATGGCTGCTCGACCTGTGGAACGGCGACTTCGCGCTCGCCCACGACCTGGTCACCCCCGGCTTCACCGGGCACTGGCCCGGCATGGACGTCCACGGCCCCGACGGGCTGGCCGAGGCGCTGCGGCAGGGGCACGCGCCGTTCGAGGACGTCTCCGTCACCCTCGACGTGGGGCCGCTCGTGGACGGGGACCAGGTCGCCGCGCGGTGGACGTTCGCCGGCACGTACCGGGGCGGCCTGCCCGGAGCGACCGCCGAGCCGGGCACCCGGGTCGCCTTCAGCGGCCACGACCTCCTCCGGGCCGAGAACGGCAGGTTCGCCGAATACTGGGTGATCTCCGATGTCCAGACGTTGAACCGGCAGCTAGGGATAGGGTGA